Proteins found in one Triticum aestivum cultivar Chinese Spring chromosome 4D, IWGSC CS RefSeq v2.1, whole genome shotgun sequence genomic segment:
- the LOC123099641 gene encoding aspartic proteinase Asp1, giving the protein MAAAGWSSAAFLALLLLLLPFAPSPARAATPGKSPSPTSTAVFQLQGAVYPIGHYYVTMNIGDPAKPYFLDVDTGSDLSWLQCDAPCQSCNKVPHPWYKPTKNKIVPCAASLCTSLSPNKKCAVPQQCDYQIKYTDKATSLGVLVADNFTLSLRNSSTVRANLTFGCGYDQQVGKNGAVQAATDGLLALGKGSVSLLSQLKQQGITKNVVGHCFSTNGGGFLFFGDDIVPTSRVTWVPMARTTSGNYYSPGSGTLYFDRRSLGVKPMEVVFDSGSTYTYFAAQPYQATVSALKAGLSKSLKEVSDVSLPLCWKGQKVFKSVSEVKNDFKSLFLNFGKNSVMEIPPENYLIVTKYGNVCLGILDGTAAKQTFNIIGDITMQDQMIIYDNEKGQLGWIRGSCSRSSKSIMSNFP; this is encoded by the exons ATGGCGGCCGCCGGGTGGTCCTCGGCCGCCTtcctcgcactcctcctcctcctgctcccgttCGCGCCCAGCCCAGCACGCGCGGCGACGCCGGGGAAGTCCCCGTCGCCcacgtccaccgccgtgttccagCTCCAGGGCGCCGTCTATCCCATCGG GCATTACTATGTCACCATGAACATTGGGGACCCGGCGAAGCCCTACTTCCTGGACGTCGACACCGGCAGCGACCTCAGCTGGCTGCAGTGCGACGCCCCCTGCCAAAGCTGCAACAAG GTGCCACACCCATGGTACAAGCCAACAAAGAACAAGATTGTTCCCTGTGCAGCTTCGCTCTGCACTAGTTTGAGCCCTAACAAGAAATGCGCCGTACCACAGCAATGTGATTACCAGATCAAGTACACGGACAAGGCAACTTCACTCGGCGTGCTCGTCGCTGACAACTTTACACTGTCCCTGAGGAATTCATCCACTGTCCGTGCCAACCTCACCTTTGG CTGTGGATATGATCAGCAAGTGGGAAAGAATGGCGCAGTGCAGGCGGCGACGGACGGCTTGCTTGCGCTTGGGAAAGGATCAGTTAGCCTGCTCTCGCAGCTCAAGCAGCAAGGGATTACCAAGAATGTTGTTGGCCATTGCTTCAGCACGAATGGAGGAGGCTTCCTGTTCTTCGGGGATGATATCGTACCCACCTCGCGTGTAACTTGGGTTCCCATGGCTCGTACCACATCTGG GAATTACTACTCACCTGGCTCAGGAACACTGTACTTCGACCGACGCTCGCTAGGGGTGAAGCCAATGGAGGTGGTATTTGACAGCGGTAGTACCTACACCTACTTTGCCGCCCAGCCATACCAAGCAACTGTGTCTGCG CTCAAAGCTGGTCTCAGCAAGTCACTTAAAGAAGTCTCAGACGTCAGTCTGCCTCTTTGCTGGAAAGGGCAGAAGGTATTCAAATCTGTGTCAGAGGTCAAGAACGATTTCAAGTCACTGTTCTTGAACTTTGGCAAGAATTCTGTCATGGAGATCCCTCCGGAAAACTACCTCATTGTCACT AAATATGGGAATGTGTGCTTAGGCATCCTTGATGGTACGGCTGCTAAACAGACATTCAACATAATTGGAG ACATCACAATGCAGGATCAGATGATAATTTATGACAATGAGAAAGGGCAGCTTGGATGGATCCGTGGGTCATGCAGTAGAAGCTCTAAGTCTATTATGTCTAACTTTCCATGA